A genomic region of Thermodesulfobium narugense DSM 14796 contains the following coding sequences:
- a CDS encoding polysaccharide pyruvyl transferase family protein, giving the protein MDFLIGYFGAGNVGDDAILQAYLLKNKNPGKILWNSKKSALNHVEKEKTLDVLKNILLADRIIFPGGGIIQDKTSFSSLLFYTGIIFIASLLKKKVYMLSQSLGPIGHTRSKFFVKVLNNVEVLALREPLSISLAKRLRLKSDIVKEVSDITLTIDFVLPKKEKIFGINLRACEESSRSVQELVIFSERLRGEGFLIRGVAFDKEDERFLKSLPIKFDEIFYGNFINTFRSVAECEVFVATRFHSAVFCTKSLTPFVAIDYDPKVRGFMRQIGLEEYCYKSLSFENLVKFYNNKKFVEKQIALKISELEKLAFKNFEFV; this is encoded by the coding sequence ATGGATTTTTTGATTGGATATTTTGGAGCTGGCAATGTTGGAGATGATGCAATACTCCAGGCATATCTCTTAAAAAACAAAAATCCAGGTAAGATACTTTGGAATTCTAAAAAGTCAGCTTTAAACCACGTGGAGAAAGAAAAAACATTGGATGTTCTGAAGAACATCCTTTTGGCAGATAGAATAATATTTCCCGGTGGGGGCATTATTCAGGACAAAACTAGCTTTTCTAGCCTTCTCTTTTATACAGGCATAATTTTTATTGCAAGTTTGTTAAAGAAGAAGGTTTACATGCTGTCTCAATCGTTGGGTCCTATAGGGCACACCAGATCAAAATTTTTTGTTAAGGTACTTAATAACGTTGAGGTTTTGGCTCTAAGAGAGCCTCTTTCTATCTCTCTAGCAAAAAGACTTAGATTGAAAAGCGATATTGTTAAAGAAGTTTCTGATATCACTTTGACTATAGATTTTGTTCTGCCAAAAAAAGAAAAGATTTTTGGGATCAACCTTAGGGCTTGTGAAGAATCTTCAAGGTCAGTTCAAGAGTTAGTAATCTTTTCCGAAAGATTGAGGGGTGAGGGCTTTTTAATAAGAGGCGTAGCTTTTGACAAAGAAGATGAGAGATTTTTAAAGAGTTTGCCGATAAAGTTTGATGAAATTTTTTATGGTAATTTTATAAATACGTTTAGATCGGTTGCAGAGTGTGAGGTGTTTGTTGCTACCAGATTTCACAGCGCAGTGTTTTGCACAAAGTCTTTGACTCCCTTTGTTGCAATCGATTACGATCCAAAGGTTAGAGGCTTTATGAGACAGATTGGTTTAGAGGAATATTGTTACAAATCTCTTTCTTTTGAAAATCTTGTAAAATTTTATAATAATAAAAAATTTGTTGAAAAACAGATCGCCTTAAAAATAAGTGAACTTGAAAAATTAGCATTTAAAAATTTTGAATTTGTTTAA
- the panC gene encoding pantoate--beta-alanine ligase: protein MRVFFDKKSLRKFLEEKRSAGKTVSLVPTMGYLHEGHISLVRRARGMSGIVVVSIFVNPIQFGPNEDLDRYPRDLGSDLRLLDREGVDAVFCPNPEEMYPEEQLCFVEVKGLQDKLCGLFRPGHFKGVCTVVAKLFNIVQPDFAHFGEKDFQQLVILRKMVKDLDFPIKIVPSPIVRDSDNLALSSRNSYLTPDERKIALNLSKELFWIKEKIESGNYDIKILEDSKARLQEKGIKLDYLQAVNIENLNEKSDLTPPVAVLLAGWIGKVRLIDNIIVES, encoded by the coding sequence ATGAGAGTCTTTTTTGACAAGAAGTCACTAAGAAAGTTTTTAGAGGAAAAGAGGTCTGCCGGTAAGACAGTTTCTCTTGTCCCGACAATGGGATATTTGCATGAAGGTCACATATCTTTGGTCAGAAGAGCAAGGGGGATGTCAGGAATTGTAGTGGTGTCAATTTTTGTTAACCCAATACAGTTTGGCCCAAACGAAGATCTGGATAGATATCCAAGAGATCTGGGATCAGATCTCAGACTTCTTGATAGAGAAGGAGTTGACGCGGTTTTTTGTCCTAATCCTGAAGAGATGTATCCAGAAGAGCAGCTTTGTTTTGTGGAGGTAAAAGGTCTTCAAGACAAGCTTTGCGGCCTGTTTAGACCTGGTCACTTTAAAGGCGTTTGTACAGTGGTTGCCAAACTTTTTAATATTGTACAGCCAGACTTTGCTCACTTTGGTGAAAAGGACTTTCAACAATTGGTAATCTTGAGAAAAATGGTAAAAGACTTAGACTTTCCTATTAAAATTGTCCCATCACCTATTGTAAGAGACAGCGATAATCTGGCATTAAGTTCAAGAAATTCATATCTAACTCCTGATGAAAGAAAGATTGCTTTGAACCTTAGTAAAGAACTTTTTTGGATAAAAGAAAAGATAGAATCAGGAAATTATGATATAAAAATTCTTGAAGATTCAAAAGCTAGACTTCAGGAAAAGGGAATAAAACTAGATTATCTTCAGGCTGTTAATATAGAAAATCTTAATGAAAAATCAGATCTAACTCCCCCTGTCGCGGTTCTTTTGGCGGGTTGGATCGGGAAAGTTCGATTAATAGACAATATTATAGTTGAGTCATAA
- the nifV gene encoding homocitrate synthase, with translation MYPTLKDFVDKIFIVDTTLRDGEQTAGVVFANQEKIHIAKMLDEIGVNQIEAGIPAMGGAEKEAIKSIVNLGLKASIMAWNRAVIEDIKNSIDCGVDAVAISISTSDIHIKHKLKSSREDVLDSMSKAVEFAKSKGLYVSANAEDASRSEMDFLIKFAERARECGADRLRFCDTLGILDPFETFSKIKTIRDSVGIDIEMHTHNDFGMATANALAGVRGGARYVGVTVNGLGERAGNAALEEVVMALKIIHNIDLGFKTKKFIEICEYVANASSRQIPIWKTIVGANIFAHESGIHADGVLKNPTTYEAFSPDEVGLVRQIIIGKHSGSAAIKSKFNQFGIELSKEETKLILENVRNMSIQLKRPLFDKELMYIYNDVQKILNKGANLAV, from the coding sequence TTGTACCCAACTCTTAAAGATTTTGTTGATAAGATTTTTATCGTGGATACTACTCTCAGAGATGGAGAACAGACAGCAGGGGTTGTCTTTGCTAATCAGGAAAAGATCCATATTGCAAAAATGTTAGACGAAATAGGCGTTAACCAAATAGAAGCCGGAATACCCGCTATGGGAGGCGCAGAGAAAGAAGCAATAAAATCTATAGTCAATTTGGGCTTAAAAGCCTCAATAATGGCATGGAATAGGGCTGTTATTGAAGATATAAAGAATTCAATCGATTGCGGAGTAGATGCTGTAGCTATTTCTATATCAACGTCAGATATACATATCAAACACAAATTGAAATCTTCAAGAGAAGACGTTTTAGATTCTATGTCTAAAGCTGTAGAATTTGCTAAGTCAAAAGGGCTTTATGTTTCTGCGAACGCAGAAGATGCCTCCAGATCAGAAATGGATTTTCTAATAAAGTTTGCAGAAAGGGCAAGGGAATGTGGCGCTGATAGGCTCAGATTTTGTGACACTTTAGGAATACTTGACCCTTTTGAAACCTTTTCAAAAATCAAGACAATCCGTGATAGCGTAGGGATTGACATAGAAATGCACACGCACAACGATTTTGGAATGGCTACTGCCAACGCTCTGGCAGGAGTAAGAGGCGGAGCAAGGTATGTGGGAGTAACTGTAAATGGTTTAGGAGAAAGGGCTGGCAATGCTGCTTTAGAAGAAGTTGTAATGGCTCTTAAAATAATACACAACATCGATCTGGGATTTAAAACAAAGAAATTTATAGAAATATGCGAGTATGTAGCTAATGCCTCGTCAAGACAAATCCCAATATGGAAGACAATTGTTGGTGCTAATATATTCGCTCATGAATCGGGCATACATGCCGATGGAGTACTAAAAAATCCAACGACTTATGAGGCATTCTCCCCCGATGAAGTTGGTCTTGTGAGGCAAATTATAATAGGCAAGCACTCAGGAAGCGCAGCCATAAAGAGCAAATTTAATCAATTTGGCATCGAACTTAGTAAAGAAGAAACGAAATTGATACTTGAAAACGTAAGAAATATGTCTATTCAGTTAAAGAGGCCACTTTTCGATAAAGAACTCATGTACATCTACAATGACGTCCAAAAGATTCTTAATAAAGGGGCAAATTTAGCAGTTTAG
- a CDS encoding ABC transporter ATP-binding protein translates to MLQVVDLWVSVEGKQVLKGVDFSMGYGDVYVLFGPNGAGKTSFMMSLMGFPKYKVEQGKIYFKGEDITNKDIYERAKLGIGLSFQRPPTVEGVSLERLIKLLSKNNGISDEEVERILESLKIKDHVKRYINDGFSGGEMKRSEILQLMLQKPEFVLIDEPESGVDMENISLVGHAINHLLGKDKVRSPKRSALIITHTGYILDFVNADKGYIFINGRIICTGNPRDMLNEIKRNGYKGCQICQ, encoded by the coding sequence ATGCTGCAGGTAGTAGATTTGTGGGTATCTGTAGAGGGAAAGCAGGTCTTAAAGGGTGTAGATTTTTCTATGGGATACGGAGACGTGTATGTCCTTTTTGGACCAAACGGTGCAGGTAAGACGTCTTTTATGATGTCTTTAATGGGTTTCCCAAAATATAAAGTAGAACAAGGCAAAATTTATTTTAAGGGGGAGGACATTACAAATAAAGACATTTATGAGAGGGCGAAATTGGGCATAGGTCTCTCCTTTCAAAGGCCTCCTACGGTAGAGGGAGTTAGCCTTGAGAGGTTAATAAAGTTGCTTAGCAAGAACAATGGCATATCTGATGAAGAAGTTGAGAGAATACTAGAGAGTTTGAAAATTAAGGATCACGTAAAAAGATATATTAACGATGGGTTTTCTGGAGGTGAAATGAAGAGATCTGAAATATTGCAACTTATGCTCCAGAAGCCTGAATTTGTACTTATAGATGAACCTGAATCAGGAGTGGATATGGAAAACATATCTCTTGTAGGACATGCAATTAATCATTTGTTAGGTAAAGATAAGGTTAGAAGTCCAAAAAGAAGTGCCTTAATAATAACGCATACTGGTTATATTTTGGACTTTGTAAATGCAGACAAAGGATATATTTTTATAAACGGAAGGATAATATGTACGGGCAATCCCAGAGATATGCTAAACGAGATTAAAAGAAATGGCTATAAGGGGTGTCAGATATGCCAATAA
- a CDS encoding SufB/SufD family protein, translating into MPISEKRLSEIKSLANAAREKKAVFGPDVDLERFKEFVKRDKVESLTSLKAQTMEAAIMSGMDIKEETRSGSFVQLNHSVIYESLNEKYKGQLQIMSTDNAIEMFDWIEDYFWRVVKPDQDKYTAAVALNPTHGYFMRVFPNQHVEYPLQACLLVDENNISQNVHNIIIVEEGASLNVITGCSLSKNDAEGIHLGISEFYVKKGASLTFTMIHNWADNFDVRPRTGVYLEEDARYVNNYILLKPVKSIQSAPNVYLAGKNATAQFNNVIYGLGNSYIDLGSKMYLDAPNTRAESIARTIAADKSIIYSRGDMIARTKDFCMAHLDCRGIVFSKEATMYAIPALVSEGSVKAHLSHEASIGPISQEQVEYLMSRGIEKDDAVSLITTGFLNLNIPYIPAFIDNKIRDIINATAKDAL; encoded by the coding sequence ATGCCAATAAGTGAGAAAAGGCTTTCTGAAATAAAATCTCTGGCTAATGCAGCCAGGGAGAAAAAAGCTGTTTTTGGTCCTGATGTAGATCTCGAAAGATTTAAAGAATTTGTTAAAAGGGATAAGGTTGAAAGTCTGACATCTTTAAAGGCACAGACTATGGAAGCTGCTATTATGAGCGGCATGGATATAAAGGAAGAGACTAGAAGTGGGTCCTTTGTCCAATTAAATCACAGCGTTATATATGAAAGCCTTAACGAGAAATATAAAGGTCAACTCCAAATAATGAGTACTGATAATGCTATTGAAATGTTTGATTGGATAGAAGATTATTTTTGGAGGGTAGTTAAGCCAGATCAGGACAAATATACTGCAGCAGTTGCGCTTAACCCTACACATGGCTATTTTATGAGGGTATTTCCCAATCAGCATGTTGAATATCCTTTGCAAGCGTGTTTGCTTGTGGATGAAAACAATATAAGCCAAAACGTTCATAATATCATAATAGTAGAAGAAGGCGCATCTCTTAACGTCATTACTGGGTGCTCTCTTTCAAAAAACGATGCCGAAGGAATTCATCTTGGGATTAGTGAGTTTTATGTAAAAAAGGGTGCAAGTCTAACCTTTACGATGATACACAACTGGGCAGATAACTTTGACGTAAGACCAAGAACAGGGGTATATCTTGAAGAAGACGCTAGATACGTTAACAATTATATCCTTTTAAAGCCTGTAAAGTCTATTCAATCGGCACCAAATGTATATCTTGCGGGAAAGAATGCTACTGCCCAATTTAATAACGTGATATATGGCCTTGGAAACTCATATATTGATCTTGGATCTAAGATGTATCTTGATGCCCCAAACACTCGTGCAGAATCTATAGCAAGGACTATTGCGGCAGATAAAAGCATAATATATTCAAGAGGAGACATGATAGCAAGGACAAAAGATTTTTGCATGGCGCATCTTGATTGTAGAGGGATAGTTTTTTCAAAGGAGGCTACAATGTACGCAATTCCAGCTCTAGTATCAGAGGGTTCCGTGAAAGCGCATCTCTCCCACGAGGCATCAATTGGTCCAATTTCTCAAGAGCAAGTAGAATATTTGATGAGTAGAGGCATAGAGAAAGACGATGCTGTTTCTTTGATTACTACAGGCTTTTTGAACCTAAACATTCCTTATATTCCGGCATTTATTGATAATAAGATTAGAGACATTATAAACGCTACTGCAAAGGATGCCCTTTAA
- a CDS encoding WecB/TagA/CpsF family glycosyltransferase, whose product MNLFNAMRKFLFDKVPVDIISLEEILNLFEERLVKNLGLRIITLNPEMVMYSMKKNNSSTIMLETFNRADLVVPDGIGIAIFLNTKRICGVDLIPHFLEICKKHDKGIYLIGSTDEVVKSLSEKLLKMGIKVVGYENGYFTDFKPSIERIILSGATFVMSAMGFPKQEIFLNELFKAKSDIIGIGVGGSFDVLSGKKKRAPEIFRNLGLEWLYRLLSEPTRLKRMLVLPEFALLAFFWRIKNFGE is encoded by the coding sequence TTGAATTTGTTTAATGCCATGCGAAAATTTTTATTTGACAAAGTTCCTGTGGATATTATTAGTCTTGAAGAGATATTAAATCTTTTTGAAGAGAGACTTGTTAAAAATTTAGGTCTTAGAATTATAACCCTTAATCCAGAAATGGTTATGTATTCAATGAAAAAAAATAATAGCTCAACTATTATGCTTGAAACATTTAATAGAGCAGACCTTGTTGTCCCAGATGGGATAGGGATTGCTATTTTTTTAAATACAAAAAGAATATGCGGGGTAGATCTTATCCCACATTTTTTGGAGATATGTAAAAAACATGATAAAGGAATTTATTTAATAGGTTCCACAGATGAAGTAGTTAAATCGCTAAGTGAAAAACTTCTTAAGATGGGAATAAAAGTAGTTGGTTATGAAAACGGATATTTTACTGATTTTAAGCCATCTATAGAGAGAATCATTTTATCAGGCGCAACATTTGTAATGTCTGCTATGGGCTTTCCAAAACAGGAGATTTTCTTAAACGAACTTTTTAAAGCTAAGAGCGATATAATTGGCATAGGAGTAGGAGGTTCTTTTGATGTTTTGTCGGGCAAAAAAAAGAGAGCACCAGAAATATTTAGAAACCTTGGGCTTGAGTGGTTATATAGACTTCTTAGCGAACCCACAAGGCTAAAAAGAATGCTTGTTTTGCCAGAGTTTGCTCTGCTTGCATTTTTTTGGAGAATAAAAAATTTTGGAGAATGA